TATCTGGTCCACGAGACCAATGCCGACCTGCTGGTGGTGGACAAGCTCACCTATGCGGCCAACCTGGAATCGCTGAGCGACGTGCGCGACAGCGCGCGGTTCCGGCTGCTGAAGGCCGACATCTGCGACGCCGCCTCGATGGAGTCCGCCTTTCGCCAACATCGCCCCGACGCGATCATGCATCTGGCGGCCGAGTCCCATGTCGACCGTTCGATCGACGGTCCCGCTCCCTTCATCGACACCAATATCCGCGGCACCTATGTCCTGCTCGAGACCGCCCGGCGCTACTGGCGCGAGCTGGAGGAGCCGAAGCGGGCCCGATTCCGTTTCCACAACGTCTCGACCGACGAGGTCTATGGATCGCTGGGAGCGGAGGGTCTGTTCGAGGAGGAGTCGCCCTATCAGCCCAACTCGCCCTATTCCGCCAGCAAGGCCGCGGCCGATCATCTGGCCCGAGCCTGGCACCACACCTACGGGCTGCCGGTCGTCATCAGCAACTGCTCCAATAATTACGGACCCTGCCAGTTCCCGGAGAAGCTCATCCCCCTGATGATCAT
The nucleotide sequence above comes from Hypericibacter terrae. Encoded proteins:
- the rfbB gene encoding dTDP-glucose 4,6-dehydratase, encoding MRIIVTGGAGFIGSALCRYLVHETNADLLVVDKLTYAANLESLSDVRDSARFRLLKADICDAASMESAFRQHRPDAIMHLAAESHVDRSIDGPAPFIDTNIRGTYVLLETARRYWRELEEPKRARFRFHNVSTDEVYGSLGAEGLFEEESPYQPNSPYSASKAAADHLARAWHHTYGLPVVISNCSNNYGPCQFPEKLIPLMIINALEGKKLPVYGKGENRRDWLYVEDHARALWLVVTRGRTGEKYNVGGDAEWKNIDVVRKLCAILDRLVPGRRHEELIEFVSDRPGHDMRYAIDATKIKQELGWRARENFDSGLEKTVRWYLDNRRWWERIRSGVYRGERLGLTSETDQPAGLIPQS